The Sulfurihydrogenibium sp. YO3AOP1 genome has a window encoding:
- a CDS encoding DUF3592 domain-containing protein: MLKVFVAYVLFASALTVFVIYKYFRFFFWRKIEGEILDKRVERVKEIIKYETYKPVIEYKYQVDGKEYMSNRIFITPFESDYNTAEKIINDFIDKKVVVYYNPLNPSESILKRNLHAGMVVMLIALIGIMLPFLYQAFVEVIGIGTSKEDIAFFVRSLLHSLFDN, translated from the coding sequence ATGCTCAAAGTGTTTGTTGCTTACGTGTTATTTGCATCTGCTTTGACTGTATTTGTTATATACAAATATTTTAGATTTTTCTTTTGGAGAAAGATAGAAGGGGAGATTTTAGATAAGAGAGTTGAGAGAGTTAAAGAGATAATCAAATATGAGACTTATAAGCCGGTTATAGAATATAAATACCAAGTAGATGGAAAAGAGTACATGTCTAATAGGATATTTATAACTCCTTTTGAATCTGACTACAACACTGCCGAGAAAATAATAAACGATTTTATTGATAAAAAGGTTGTGGTTTATTATAATCCTTTGAATCCTTCAGAAAGCATTCTAAAAAGAAATTTACATGCCGGTATGGTAGTTATGTTAATTGCGTTGATCGGAATTATGCTGCCATTTCTCTACCAAGCATTTGTGGAAGTTATAGGCATTGGAACATCAAAAGAAGATATAGCCTTTTTTGTTAGAAGTTTATTACATTCTTTGTTTGATAATTGA